A window of Mangifera indica cultivar Alphonso chromosome 11, CATAS_Mindica_2.1, whole genome shotgun sequence contains these coding sequences:
- the LOC123230064 gene encoding GDSL esterase/lipase At1g29670-like yields the protein MTKEIPTKFLLLCLAIFFLCNIVYASQIEGMFVFGSSLVDNGNNNFLLTLAKANFSPYGVDFPVGPSGRFTNGKNVIDLLGEELQLPRLIPVFYDPSTKGRNIVHGVNYASGGSGILNDTGSIAGKVVSLNEQIKNFEEVTLPDLKTHRDFLQNYLFVVGSGGNDYSFNYFMRQANANVSVEAFTNNLIKSLSQQLKKLYTLGGRKFVLMSVNPLGCNPVARASQPMGEDDCIQVLNQAAHLFNARLRLTVDFIRPQMPGSTLVFVNSYKIIRDIIRDPVSNGFKDTRNACCEVLSVNEGGNGILCKRGGQVCAERNIHVFFDGLHPTEAVNIQIAKKAFGSYNRDEVYPINIRTLAQL from the exons ATGACAAAAGAAATTCCTACAAAATTTCTCCTTTTGTGCTTAGCCATTTTCTTTCTATGCAACATTGTTTATGCCTCCCAAATCGAAGGAATGTTTGTGTTTGGAAGCTCTCTTGTTGACAATGGCAACAACAACTTCCTCCTCACACTTGCCAAGGCAAACTTCTCACCCTATGGCGTCGACTTTCCCGTTGGACCTTCCGGTCGATTTACAAATGGGAAGAATGTGATTGATCTTCTCGGAGAGGAGCTTCAGCTTCCTCGTCTGATTCCAGTATTTTATGACCCTTCAACCAAGGGAAGAAATATTGTTCATGGTGTTAACTATGCTTCTGGTGGCTCTGGTATATTAAATGATACAGGCTCAATTGCg GGCAAAGTGGTGAGTCTAAATGAACAAATCAAGAACTTTGAGGAGGTGACATTGCcagatttaaaaactcacaGGGATTTTCTACAGAATTATTTGTTTGTTGTGGGAAGTGGAGGGAACGATTACTCATTCAACTACTTCATGAGACAGGCCAACGCCAATGTTAGTGTTGAAGCCTTCACTAATAATCTTATCAAGTCATTGTCTCAGCAACTCAAG AAGTTATACACTTTAGGAGGCCGAAAGTTCGTGTTAATGTCAGTAAATCCACTTGGTTGCAACCCAGTGGCTAGGGCATCTCAGCCGATGGGTGAGGACGACTGCATACAGGTTTTAAATCAGGCGGCTCACCTCTTCAATGCTCGGTTGAGATTAACAGTTGATTTTATAAGGCCCCAAATGCCTGGCTCCACTCTTGTTTTCGTTAACTCCTACAAGATTATCAGGGATATCATCAGGGATCCTGTCTCCAATg GATTTAAGGACACAAGGAATGCTTGCTGTGAAGTTTTATCAGTGAATGAAGGTGGAAATGGGATTTTGTGCAAAAGAGGAGGACAAGTTTGTGCAGAAAGAAACAttcatgttttctttgatgGGTTGCATCCAACAGAGGCTGTGAATATTCAAATAGCTAAAAAGGCTTTTGGTTCTTATAATAGAGATGAAGTTTATCCCATTAATATCAGAACACTAGCCCAACTCTAG